CGGTACCGAAGATGTGCGATTTGCGGTTGGCGATATTGTCGAACTGGTTCGCCCAGATCGCATTGTCGGTCTCCTCGGCGATGCGGCGCGAGGTGTGGACGAAATGGCCGGGGTTGGCGAAAGGCGCGGGCGGGACAAGCACAAGTTCGGCGCCGAGTGCGCGAATCGTCGCCATCTTCTCGGCACTCTGGTTATCAGGCATGACGATGATCGTCTTGTAGCCGAGCGCATTGCCCACCAGCGCGAGGCCGATACCGGTGTTGCCCGCCGTCCCCTCGACGATCGTGCCGCCGGGTTTCAGGCTGCCGTTCGCCTCTGCATCACGGACGATATAGAGCGCGGCGCGGTCCTTCACCGACCCGCCGGGATTGGCATATTCGCACTTGCCCCAGATTTCGCAGCCGGTGGCTTCGCTCGGCCCTTTGAGCAGCACCAGCGGAGTGTTGCCGATGAGGTCGAGGCTGTTTGCAGCAATAGTCATGCACATGATCTAGGGCGCCGCCCGCGGCCTCGCAAGACAGCTTCGCTTGCCCCGCCAATCTTCGGGCTTTGTCGACCAACGGGCAATGAGGTCCGACGAACGACAGTCCCGGCGAACCTCAGGGGTTGCGATTGTAACAGTATATCATTACTGCCGCGCCGACAGGTCGCCATAAAACAGGACTCTCCCCTTATGCGTTTGCTTTGCTCTGCCGGTTTCACTTTTGCCATGTTCCTCGCCGCTCCGGCTTTTGCGCAGGACCGCGCCGCCACGGGCAGCGAGGACGATGTGCACGCAGGCGGGCCGATCGTCGTCACCGCACCCTATGTCCGCAGCCTGGACATCCTTGGCAATGTATCGGTGCTTGAGGGCGACGAGCTGGCGCGCGACATTCGCGGGCAGATCGGCGACACGCTCACGCGCCAGCCGGGTGTATCGGCGACCAGCTTTTCCCCCGGCGCATCGCGTCCCGTCCTTCGCGGTTTTTCGGGCGAGCGCGTACGCGTGCTGACCGACGGCATCGGGTCGATCGACGCCTCGAACACATCCGCCGACCACGCGGTCACCATCGACCCGCTGACCGTCGAACGCATCGAAATCCTGCGCGGCCCCGCGGTGCTGCTGTTCGGCAGCCAGGCGATCGGCGGCGCGGTGAATATGTTCGACCGCCGGATTCCCCGGAAAGTCCCCGCCGACCATGTCCATATCGACGCGATCGGTGGCTATGCGACCGCGGCGAACGACCGCAACATCGGCAGCTCGATCGACGTCGCGCTGAGCCCGCAGATCGTCGCGCACCTCGACGGTAGCTGGCGCAAGACGGGCGACACGCGCAGCGGCGGCTTTGTCTATGCACCCAACATCCGCGGCGACCTGCTCCATCTTGCCGAGCATGAAACCGAAGAGGGGCACCTCGACGAAGCGGCCGAATTGACCGCGCAGGCGGGCAAGCGCGGCAAGATCGACAATACGCAAAGCGAGACCTGGACCGCAGGCGGCGGGATTTCGCTGATCAACGACGGCGGACAGCTCGGCATTTCGGTCGGCTATTTCGACACCAACTATGGCGTCCCCGACCGTCCCGACACCGCGCACGACCATGGCGGCGAGGAAGGTGAAGGCGGTCATGATCATGGCGAAGGCCCCGTTACCATCGGCATGAAGCAATGGCGCGCGGACCTGCGCGGCGAGGTGGAACTGGGCGACGGCTTTTTCGACAAGCTGCGCATCCGTGCCGGCTTTGCCGATTACAAGCACACCGAGTTCGAGGGCGACGAGGTGGGCACCGTCTTTACCAACCAGGGCGTCGAAGGCCGGATCGAACTGGCGCAGAACGACCGTGGCGGCTGGCGCGGCGCGAGCGGCGTGCAGTATAGCCACCGCGATTTCGACGCGATCGGTGCCGAGGCATTCGTACCGCGCAACCTGACCGATCAGTTCGCGCTTTTCACGCTGCAGGAATATACGATGGGCCCGCTCGGCCTGGAAGCCGCGGCGCGCTACGAAAAGACCAATGTGCGCGCGCAGACGCTTGGCTTTGACCGCAGCTTCGACAGCTTCTCGGGCGCGCTCGGCGCGACCTATGATCTGTTCGAGGGCGCGAAGTTCGGCATCTCCGTGTCGCGCGCGGTCCGTGCGCCGTCGGCCGAGGAATTGCTGTCGAACGGCCCGCATATCGCGACGCAGAGCTTCGAGCTGGGCGATCCGAATTTGAAGCGCGAATCCAACTGGGGTGCCGAGGCATCTTTCAAGATCAAGACCGACGCCTTCAACCTCAGCCTGACCGGCTATTCGAACTGGTTCGACAATTTCATCTATTCGGCGGCGACCGGCGCGGAAGAGGATGAGCTTCCCGTCTTCCAATATTTCCAGCGCGACGCGCGCGTCTATGGCTTCGAAGCCGAGGCGAGTGCCCGGCTGGCGCAAATCGGCGGGTTCAACATCGTCGGCGACGTCACCGCCGACATGACCCGAGCGAAGATCAAGAATGCCGGGCTCGACCGCAATGTGCCGCGCATCCCGCCGCTGCGCATCCTCAGCGGGCTCGAAGCGCAGGGCGAACGCGTCGATGCGCGCGTGGAAGTCGAATGGACCGACGACCAGACGCGCACCGCGCAGTTCGAGACGCCGACCGACGGCTTCACGCTGGTCAACGCCTCGCTGAGCTGGCGCCCGCTGCCCGACACGAAAAATCTGACGCTGAGCCTGTCGGCGAACAATATCTTCGACGTCGAAGCGCGCCGTCACGCCAGCTTTACCAAGGATTATGTGCCGCTGGCCGGACGCGATTTCCGTCTGACGGCGCGGGCGAGCTTCTAAGAAATTCGTCGCCCCCGCCATTGCGGGGGCGACGGATCTTAATCAGAAGGCGAGCTGCTTGCGCTTGTTCCAGTAGATT
This sequence is a window from Sphingopyxis sp. USTB-05. Protein-coding genes within it:
- a CDS encoding TonB-dependent receptor, whose protein sequence is MRLLCSAGFTFAMFLAAPAFAQDRAATGSEDDVHAGGPIVVTAPYVRSLDILGNVSVLEGDELARDIRGQIGDTLTRQPGVSATSFSPGASRPVLRGFSGERVRVLTDGIGSIDASNTSADHAVTIDPLTVERIEILRGPAVLLFGSQAIGGAVNMFDRRIPRKVPADHVHIDAIGGYATAANDRNIGSSIDVALSPQIVAHLDGSWRKTGDTRSGGFVYAPNIRGDLLHLAEHETEEGHLDEAAELTAQAGKRGKIDNTQSETWTAGGGISLINDGGQLGISVGYFDTNYGVPDRPDTAHDHGGEEGEGGHDHGEGPVTIGMKQWRADLRGEVELGDGFFDKLRIRAGFADYKHTEFEGDEVGTVFTNQGVEGRIELAQNDRGGWRGASGVQYSHRDFDAIGAEAFVPRNLTDQFALFTLQEYTMGPLGLEAAARYEKTNVRAQTLGFDRSFDSFSGALGATYDLFEGAKFGISVSRAVRAPSAEELLSNGPHIATQSFELGDPNLKRESNWGAEASFKIKTDAFNLSLTGYSNWFDNFIYSAATGAEEDELPVFQYFQRDARVYGFEAEASARLAQIGGFNIVGDVTADMTRAKIKNAGLDRNVPRIPPLRILSGLEAQGERVDARVEVEWTDDQTRTAQFETPTDGFTLVNASLSWRPLPDTKNLTLSLSANNIFDVEARRHASFTKDYVPLAGRDFRLTARASF